A region from the Hominilimicola fabiformis genome encodes:
- a CDS encoding DUF1934 domain-containing protein: protein MTLKNTDNEYRITVSNRQTIDSETDTIEETAYGNYTEKNGKQYITYKTENDGDKISSMIKIDGNEILIKRTGSVNSSMTYKVDTKKEFLYHLPYGTVPMEIETQRIVSKLDENGGTIELVYTLTVQGEKYFNDMKITVSKR, encoded by the coding sequence TTGACATTGAAAAATACTGATAACGAATATCGTATAACGGTCAGCAACAGACAGACGATTGATTCGGAAACCGACACAATAGAAGAAACGGCTTACGGAAATTACACCGAAAAAAACGGTAAGCAGTATATAACGTACAAAACAGAAAATGACGGAGATAAAATTTCGTCTATGATAAAAATAGACGGCAACGAGATACTTATAAAACGTACGGGAAGTGTAAATTCGTCAATGACGTATAAGGTTGATACAAAGAAAGAGTTTTTGTATCATTTGCCTTACGGCACAGTGCCGATGGAGATTGAAACGCAAAGAATAGTATCAAAACTTGACGAGAACGGCGGAACTATCGAGCTTGTTTATACACTTACGGTACAGGGCGAAAAATATTTTAACGATATGAAAATAACGGTAAGTAAGAGGTAG
- a CDS encoding S41 family peptidase has translation MKKKLTAAVLSVVMLLMSGSVFAAGTETAEESKYSGEYGAFEQMAKYVAERYIDDSLTEEEIMKQGLSKLLENNDPLLVQLLKSMLESLDDYSEFYTPEEYKAFQDKLNQNFYGIGISMKMSDDGYVEIVGFLNEDSKAEKAGLKIGDKICKVDGEDVTGWSISEVRNKIIGEENTSVRVSVLRDGEELEFITTRVAVHENSVNSAELKGNIGYIQITTFNSTTTDEFTDALDWMREKNIKKIILDLRNNGGGLVSSSVEIAQQIVKKGKIIDVKFRDTKYNVTYESKLDKPEFDFAVLVNEHTASASEILASAIQDSKGGTLIGTKTFGKAVIQNTYPLSNGSVFKLTTGQYVTRNGKEINHIGLTPDVEVENTTDGIDTSKYTPFDYTTKQSYGNSSDNVKAAKERLYLLDFYNGNTDSDVFDDELKTAIKDFQKANDLLSYGVLDIPTQKKIEKVFSKIEVTTDNQFEKAYELMGGNLEDLN, from the coding sequence ATGAAGAAGAAATTGACAGCGGCTGTTTTGTCTGTTGTTATGTTGCTTATGTCGGGAAGTGTTTTTGCGGCTGGAACAGAAACAGCGGAAGAATCAAAATACAGCGGTGAATACGGTGCATTTGAACAAATGGCAAAATACGTTGCCGAAAGATATATAGACGATTCACTTACGGAAGAAGAAATAATGAAACAGGGTCTTTCAAAGTTGCTTGAAAATAATGACCCATTGTTGGTGCAGTTGTTAAAGTCAATGCTTGAAAGCCTTGATGATTACAGTGAATTTTACACTCCGGAGGAGTATAAGGCATTTCAGGATAAATTAAATCAGAATTTTTACGGTATCGGTATATCAATGAAAATGTCTGATGACGGTTATGTTGAAATTGTGGGTTTTCTCAATGAGGACAGTAAGGCTGAAAAAGCAGGACTTAAAATCGGCGACAAGATTTGCAAGGTTGACGGCGAGGACGTTACGGGCTGGAGCATATCCGAAGTGCGTAACAAAATAATCGGCGAAGAAAATACAAGCGTCAGAGTTTCCGTGTTGCGTGACGGGGAAGAACTTGAATTTATAACAACGCGTGTTGCGGTACATGAAAATTCCGTTAATTCGGCTGAATTGAAGGGTAATATAGGTTATATTCAAATTACAACCTTTAATTCGACAACTACCGATGAATTTACAGATGCACTTGATTGGATGCGTGAAAAGAATATTAAGAAGATAATTCTTGATTTGAGAAATAACGGCGGCGGTCTTGTATCGTCATCAGTTGAGATTGCACAGCAGATTGTTAAAAAAGGTAAGATAATCGACGTTAAATTCAGAGATACAAAGTATAACGTTACATATGAATCAAAGCTTGATAAGCCTGAATTTGACTTTGCGGTACTTGTAAATGAGCATACTGCTTCTGCGTCTGAAATTCTTGCAAGTGCAATTCAAGATTCAAAGGGCGGTACTCTTATCGGAACAAAGACTTTCGGTAAGGCGGTAATTCAAAATACATATCCGCTTTCAAACGGTTCTGTTTTTAAACTTACAACAGGTCAGTATGTGACAAGAAACGGTAAGGAAATAAACCATATCGGACTTACACCTGATGTTGAAGTTGAAAATACCACAGACGGAATAGATACATCAAAGTATACGCCGTTTGATTATACAACAAAACAATCATACGGTAATTCGTCCGATAATGTTAAAGCCGCAAAGGAAAGACTTTATCTGTTGGATTTCTATAACGGAAATACGGACAGTGATGTATTTGACGATGAATTGAAAACTGCGATAAAGGACTTCCAAAAAGCAAATGATTTGCTTTCATACGGAGTCCTTGACATACCGACTCAAAAGAAAATTGAAAAAGTTTTTTCAAAGATTGAAGTGACAACAGACAATCAGTTTGAAAAAGCATACGAATTGATGGGCGGAAATTTAGAAGATTTGAATTAG
- a CDS encoding D-alanine--D-alanine ligase family protein, which yields MMLELCVIFGGQSPEHEISRKSVTSVLNNLNKDKYNISTIGITKNGAWYLYTGDYAKIESGEWEQDTENKKKAILSPDAEDKAILVFDGDKVTKIHPDVIFPVLHGEFGEDGTIQGLFELSGIPYVGMGVMASANGMDKTSSKIVFASADIPQADWVVVNKTDNFEDKMDEIENKLGYPCFVKPARTGSSVGVGKAHDRKELKAALENAAQFDRKILVEENIDGHEVECAVLGNEDVKAATVGEIMPTVEFYDFDAKYNDNSTELQIPADLPKETIEQIREYAVRAFKALDGSGLSRVDFFVKHSDGSVVLNEINTLPGFTNISMYPKLWGAVGIEYSELLDKLIELAEKRVK from the coding sequence ATAATGTTAGAATTGTGTGTTATTTTCGGCGGACAGTCACCGGAACACGAAATTTCAAGAAAATCGGTTACATCGGTTTTAAATAACCTTAATAAAGATAAATACAATATTTCAACAATAGGAATTACAAAAAACGGTGCATGGTATCTGTACACAGGTGACTATGCAAAGATTGAAAGCGGAGAATGGGAACAGGATACGGAAAACAAGAAGAAGGCAATTCTTTCTCCTGATGCAGAGGATAAGGCTATACTTGTTTTTGACGGCGATAAGGTTACGAAAATTCATCCTGACGTTATTTTCCCTGTACTTCACGGTGAGTTCGGCGAGGACGGAACAATTCAAGGTCTTTTTGAACTTTCGGGAATACCTTATGTCGGTATGGGCGTAATGGCGTCTGCAAACGGTATGGATAAGACTTCATCAAAAATCGTGTTTGCAAGTGCAGATATTCCGCAGGCTGATTGGGTTGTTGTAAATAAAACAGACAACTTTGAAGATAAGATGGATGAAATCGAAAACAAGCTTGGTTATCCTTGCTTTGTTAAGCCTGCAAGAACAGGTTCGTCTGTCGGAGTGGGTAAGGCTCACGACAGAAAAGAATTAAAAGCCGCACTTGAAAATGCCGCACAGTTTGACAGAAAAATACTTGTAGAAGAAAATATCGACGGTCATGAGGTTGAATGTGCCGTACTTGGTAATGAGGACGTAAAAGCCGCAACAGTAGGTGAAATTATGCCGACTGTTGAATTTTATGACTTTGACGCAAAGTACAACGACAACTCAACAGAACTTCAAATTCCTGCCGATCTGCCTAAGGAAACAATCGAGCAAATCAGAGAGTATGCCGTAAGAGCGTTTAAGGCACTTGACGGCAGCGGACTTTCAAGAGTTGACTTTTTTGTTAAGCACAGTGACGGAAGTGTTGTATTAAATGAAATCAACACACTTCCGGGATTTACAAACATAAGTATGTATCCGAAACTATGGGGTGCTGTCGGTATAGAATACAGCGAGCTTTTAGACAAACTTATCGAGCTTGCGGAAAAGAGAGTAAAATAA
- a CDS encoding NUMOD1 domain-containing DNA-binding protein produces the protein MVKLEVIISSMYGFIYITTNHINNKKYIGQKKYDKYDHWKTYLGSGILLSRAINKYGRENFSKEIIEECETRDKLNAREKYWIFYHDAVNSDKFYNLASGGDGGRTCYGETHHASKKVYQYDKDGNFLREWDNAQRASEELGICVSDIHVVCRNNNGVKQAGGYIWSYIPYTQVDRYAREGMNKHKLLQLDSNFKIVSSFKNISYVDKESFDREKIINCCNFKAITHKGFHWMYEEMYDDKHISMILAMKNKKPKDVTSKIVYQLDANKNIVHTYKNSKEASDITGIKKGTIQAYCKRNVANHGFNTTGYYWVYDVA, from the coding sequence ATGGTGAAATTGGAGGTAATAATATCAAGTATGTACGGTTTCATTTACATAACGACAAATCATATAAATAACAAAAAATATATAGGTCAAAAGAAATATGATAAGTATGACCATTGGAAAACTTATCTTGGTAGTGGAATCTTATTGTCAAGAGCAATTAATAAATATGGCAGAGAAAATTTTTCAAAAGAAATCATAGAAGAATGCGAAACAAGAGATAAGCTAAATGCACGAGAAAAATATTGGATTTTTTATCATGATGCCGTAAACTCTGATAAGTTTTATAATCTTGCTTCTGGTGGTGACGGTGGTAGAACATGCTATGGAGAAACACATCATGCCTCAAAGAAAGTCTACCAGTATGATAAAGACGGAAATTTTCTTAGAGAATGGGATAATGCACAAAGAGCTTCTGAGGAATTGGGCATTTGTGTGTCCGATATTCATGTTGTTTGCAGAAATAATAATGGTGTTAAGCAGGCAGGAGGATATATCTGGTCTTATATCCCATATACTCAAGTTGATAGATACGCAAGAGAAGGGATGAACAAACATAAACTTTTACAGTTAGATTCCAATTTTAAAATTGTTTCATCTTTTAAAAATATATCGTATGTTGATAAAGAAAGTTTTGACAGAGAAAAAATTATCAATTGTTGTAATTTTAAAGCAATTACACATAAAGGTTTTCATTGGATGTATGAAGAAATGTATGACGATAAACATATCTCAATGATACTTGCTATGAAGAATAAGAAACCAAAAGATGTAACATCTAAGATAGTTTATCAATTAGATGCCAATAAAAATATCGTACATACATATAAAAACTCAAAAGAAGCTTCAGATATAACCGGTATTAAAAAAGGTACTATTCAAGCTTATTGTAAAAGAAATGTAGCCAATCACGGATTTAATACAACAGGTTATTACTGGGTTTATGATGTAGCATAA
- a CDS encoding ATP-binding protein, whose translation MNSVIMITQFFFTLVIGMYFFTKLRNEKSDSETLANNSKKEAEHLNCMRHIHLSEPVTETARPKNVNEIIGQDDGIRAIKAALCGPDPQHILIYGPAGVGKTAAARVALECAKKSNGTPFSKNAKFIETDATIMRYDERSIADPLIGSVHDPIYQGAGAYGVAGVPQVKEGAVSKAHGGVLFIDEIGELQTCQINKLLKVLEDRKVMFESAYYSEENKKIPTYIHDVFKNGIPADFRLIGATTRKPEEIPEAVRSRCVEIYFNPLTRDNIEKIIYGAAERIKINIEQNAVEMIARYAKNGRDAVKILQMAKNIIFLDNRRNVTLDDIAWILKTCHYTNGYISSDEKIIDISVIKPK comes from the coding sequence ATGAATAGTGTAATAATGATAACACAGTTTTTCTTTACACTTGTTATAGGAATGTATTTTTTCACAAAGCTGAGGAATGAAAAAAGCGACAGTGAAACCCTTGCAAACAATTCAAAAAAAGAGGCTGAACACCTTAATTGTATGCGTCATATACATTTATCTGAACCTGTGACGGAAACGGCAAGACCTAAAAACGTGAATGAAATAATAGGTCAGGACGACGGAATAAGAGCGATAAAAGCGGCACTTTGCGGTCCTGACCCACAGCATATTTTGATATACGGACCGGCGGGCGTCGGCAAAACGGCGGCGGCAAGGGTGGCGTTGGAATGTGCAAAGAAAAGTAACGGCACACCGTTTTCAAAAAATGCGAAGTTTATCGAAACAGACGCAACGATAATGCGATATGATGAAAGAAGCATTGCCGATCCGCTTATCGGCTCGGTACATGATCCGATATATCAAGGTGCAGGCGCATACGGCGTTGCAGGTGTACCGCAGGTTAAAGAGGGAGCGGTGTCAAAGGCTCACGGCGGAGTTTTGTTTATAGACGAAATCGGCGAATTACAGACTTGCCAGATTAACAAGCTGTTAAAGGTGCTTGAGGACAGGAAGGTTATGTTTGAAAGTGCATATTACAGCGAAGAAAACAAAAAAATCCCAACGTATATACACGATGTATTCAAAAACGGCATACCTGCAGATTTCAGACTTATCGGTGCAACAACCAGAAAACCGGAAGAAATTCCCGAGGCTGTTCGTTCAAGATGTGTCGAAATTTATTTTAACCCTTTGACAAGGGATAATATAGAAAAGATAATTTACGGTGCGGCTGAAAGAATAAAAATCAATATAGAACAAAATGCGGTTGAGATGATTGCACGTTATGCGAAAAACGGCAGAGATGCGGTTAAAATTCTTCAAATGGCTAAAAATATTATATTTCTTGACAACAGAAGAAACGTAACTTTGGACGATATTGCGTGGATTTTAAAAACGTGTCATTATACAAACGGATATATAAGCAGTGATGAAAAAATAATTGATATATCGGTCATAAAACCTAAATAA
- the murI gene encoding glutamate racemase produces the protein MDNKCIGVFDSGLGGLTAVKQIINELPKEDIIYFGDTGRVPYGSRSKETLLKYTRGDIRFLNTFDVKIIVIACGTASSAALPAIKDEFDVPIIGVIDAAVYAAVRATKNKKIGVIGTAGTIKSGEYEKQIKAYDSEMQTFAKACPMFVPLVENGYFDTEVTRIIVAEYLEEIRNQGVDTLILGCTHYPLIEKVIREYMGDDVTLINSGAEVAKYLKKKLTKENLLHDGKCDENQYRYYVSDDISSFEELGGIFLEREINGQVNKIDIEKY, from the coding sequence ATGGATAACAAATGTATAGGTGTTTTTGATTCAGGACTTGGAGGACTTACTGCCGTAAAGCAGATAATAAATGAGTTACCGAAAGAGGACATTATATATTTTGGTGATACGGGCAGAGTTCCTTACGGCTCGCGTTCAAAAGAAACGTTGCTTAAATATACAAGAGGTGACATACGTTTTCTTAACACATTTGATGTGAAAATTATAGTTATCGCTTGCGGAACTGCAAGTTCTGCGGCATTGCCTGCGATTAAGGACGAATTTGACGTGCCGATTATCGGCGTAATTGACGCGGCTGTTTATGCGGCGGTAAGAGCGACAAAGAACAAGAAAATCGGCGTTATAGGTACGGCGGGAACAATCAAAAGCGGTGAATACGAAAAGCAGATAAAGGCATATGACAGCGAGATGCAGACTTTTGCAAAGGCTTGCCCTATGTTTGTACCGCTTGTTGAAAACGGATATTTCGATACGGAGGTTACGAGAATTATCGTGGCGGAATATCTTGAAGAAATAAGAAATCAAGGTGTTGATACACTTATTTTGGGCTGTACGCATTATCCTTTGATTGAAAAGGTTATAAGAGAATATATGGGTGATGACGTTACACTTATAAATTCGGGCGCAGAGGTTGCAAAGTATTTAAAAAAGAAACTTACAAAAGAAAACCTTTTGCATGACGGCAAGTGTGACGAAAATCAATACAGATATTATGTAAGCGATGATATATCAAGCTTTGAGGAGCTTGGCGGAATTTTCCTTGAAAGAGAAATTAACGGACAGGTGAATAAGATTGACATTGAAAAATACTGA